A window of Lytechinus variegatus isolate NC3 chromosome 15, Lvar_3.0, whole genome shotgun sequence contains these coding sequences:
- the LOC121428353 gene encoding uncharacterized protein LOC121428353, translated as MMDPKGNETPLLTKIIRRFRAQCNKTKRCTKYTEVDCSSKDQNDTDQVPRDAKGNDHFGCHCVSSCHKSPGGQISPDFVFQPVSDSGREVFFPTTLCQNSGMPDDYSGLCKLLDQLHRLSHPKPCKRDSQIQTDPLPNLPPLGFQEHILSENTNTNNNNTSPARIQTLYYTHAAKLHYPTQPENSKRESFDQANSSECSASSVERRTSASRTLSEPSLQKSTPTSPGMGNFQFDHVDFRLRTSSCMLASPTSSDLSHPGEYQRNFVTPDREQWDQESTSTPLAYGYRSLRTQSQSTPTHENNLDDFVLEHRRRSLSDSYAFEGLRATRSEKKNKMKRNGSARVNGVIPHHECKRKYMLALEDKHSKKTAFSSFLDKMPKLSLLRRFKEKPMQYDSVPDLSKFDTPRARLMKGTVNRNVRSHEQLDKAGLRQRRAFLSKTQGTSSQHSDCGYIDPDIVSRNFSKNNALFLSKPVRKTMSCNSFDNTVPSGSKNAKLYRRSLHLPAPRSCDLADVNVRPDNNEFYMTFDPDWNPPCQPSTSQMPLHSPATPLESHGVAQRNWRQAIADGQESFYEKLGDVTEDNGYQVPIPRSRLSISPSRHLLKQSSLTNQDNRKYMPLPPLPSEHTKQDIYQEIPADSVFLPIRTSPPPGSPAFGVNAIHRDNYEYQPCDDMHHGTVPQSRSRFVPFSPSSLPGNHMPSSRSSGHGNVFFPEEHLVKKLPVVSENGTQRRLDIIPLHRTEVSKDATVTMDMPLHSPPVNVAHHKLRHTLSCESGSGHHPTLSTEPKGCPGRDKNSAGKVKIPPIFLQQ; from the exons ATGATGGATCCGAAGGGTAATGAAACGCCTCTTTTAACTAAGATTATCCGTCGCTTTAGAGCGCAATGCAACAAAACCAAACGATGCACGAAATATACTGAAGTGGACTGTTCTTCAAAAGACCAGAATGATACTGACCAAGTACCAAGAGACGCCAAAGGGAATGACCATTTTGGATGTCACTGTGTTTCTTCTTGTCACAAAAGTCCAGGCGGTCAGATTTCCCCTGACTTCGTATTTCAGCCAGTCTCAGACAGTGGTAGAGAAGTTTTTTTCCCAACGACGCTTTGCCAGAACTCTGGAATGCCTGATGATTATTCAGGTTTGTGCAAGTTACTTGATCAGCTTCATAGGCTTTCCCATCCAAAACCATGCAAGCGTGATTCCCAAATTCAAACGGACCCACTACCGAACCTTCCTCCTCTTggttttcaagaacacattctTTCTGagaatactaatactaataataacaatacaagTCCCGCTCGAATTCAAACCCTTTATTATACACATGCAGCTAAATTGCACTATCCAACGCAACCTGAAAATAGTAAGCGAGAGTCATTTGATCAAGCCAACTCCTCAGAATGTTCCGCAAGTTCAGTTGAGCGAAGGACAAGCGCCTCGCGAACACTGAGTGAACCGTCTCTGCAAAAGAGCACACCCACTAGTCCGGGGATGGGGAATTTTCAATTTGACCATGTTGATTTTAGACTCAGGACGTCTAGTTGCATGTTAGCGTCGCCCACTAGCAGTGATTTAAGCCATCCCGGCGAGTATCAGCGTAACTTTGTGACTCCTGATCGTGAGCAGTGGGACCAGGAATCCACTTCTACTCCGCTGGCCTATGGCTATAGATCACTAAGAACTCAGAGTCAATCTACACCAACCCACGAAAATAACCTGGACGATTTTGTTCTTGAACATAGACGTCGCTCCTTGTCCGATTCTTATGCGTTCGAAGGTTTGCGGGCGACGCGGagtgagaaaaagaacaagatgaagAGAAATGGGTCAGCTAGAGTGAATGGAGTTATTCCGCACCATGAATGTAAAAGGAAATATATGCTAGCATTGGAGGACAAACATTCAAAGAAAACGGCATTTTCAAGTTTCCTTGATAAAATGCCAAAGCTAAGTCTACTTAGACGATTCAAGGAAAAACCGATGCAGTACGATAGCGTGCCTGACCTTAGTAAATTTGATACTCCACGGGCAAGATTAATGAAAGGTACAGTTAACAGAAATGTCCGTTCACATGAGCAGCTTGACAAGGCTGGTCTGAGACAACGACGCGCTTTTCTATCCAAGACACAAGGAACCAGTTCCCAACATTCCGATTGCGGCTACATTGACCCTGATATAGTATCCCGTAATTTTAGCAAAAACAACGCGCTTTTTCTTTCCAAGCCTGTTAGGAAGACCATGTCTTGCAACTCTTTTGACAACACTGTTCCAAGTGGCTCTAAAAATGCTAAATTATACCGAAGATCCTTACATTTACCTGCCCCTAGATCCTGCGATCTGGCGGATGTTAACGTACGACCAGACAACAATGAATTCTATATGACATTCGACCCAGATTGGAACCCACCTTGTCAACCATCAACATCACAAATGCCTCTGCACTCACCAGCTACCCCATTAGAATCACACGGAGTGGCGCAGAGGAACTGGAGACAGGCCATTGCGGATGGACAGGAGTCATTCTACGAGAAACTTGGCGATGTCACAGAAGACAATGGTTACCAAGTACCCATTCCAAGATCCCGTCTATCTATC TCACCGAGCAGACACCTATTGAAGCAGAGCTCTTTGACCAACCAAGACAACCGGAAGTACATGCCTCTGCCACCATTACCAAGTGAACACACAAAACAAGACATCTACCAGGAAATCCCAGCCGATTCCGTATTTTTACCTATCCGGACGTCACCGCCGCCGGGTTCCCCAGCTTTCGGTGTCAACGCTATCCACCGGGACAACTATGAGTATCAACCTTGCGATGACATGCATCATGGAACCGTACCCCAATCGAGGTCGAGGTTTGTACCATTTTCTCCGTCCAGTTTACCAGGTAACCATATGCCATCATCTCGATCATCAGGACATGGAAATGTCTTCTTCCCTGAAGAGCACCTGGTTAAGAAGCTTCCGGTTGTCTCTGAGAATGGAACGCAGAGACGTCTGGACATCATCCCATTGCACCGGACAGAAGTTTCTAAAGATGCAACGGTTACGATGGACATGCCGTTACACTCTCCTCCGGTGAATGTAGCACATCATAAGTTGAGACACACTTTATCGTGCGAATCGGGTTCAGGTCACCATCCTACCTTATCGACAGAACCGAAAGGGTGTCCTGGAAGGGATAAAAATTCTGCAGGAAAAGTCAAGATACCACcgattttccttcagcaataa